One segment of Desmodus rotundus isolate HL8 chromosome 6, HLdesRot8A.1, whole genome shotgun sequence DNA contains the following:
- the PLXNA4 gene encoding plexin-A4 isoform X4, whose protein sequence is MKAMPWNWTCLLSHLLMVGMGSSTLLPRQPPPPAQKRSFVTFRGEPGESFNHLVVDKRTGHIYLGAVNRIYKLSSDLKVLVTHQTGPDEDNPNCYPPRIVQTCNEPLTTTNNVNKMLLIDYKENRLIACGSLYQGICKLLRLEDLFKLGEPFHKKEHYLSGVNESGSVFGVIVSYSNLDDKLFIATAVDGKPEYFPTISSRKLTKNSEADGMFAYVFHDEFVASMIKIPSDTFTVIPDFDIYYVYGFSSGNFVYFLTLQPEMVSPPGSTTKEQVYTSKLVRLCKEDTAFNSYVEVPIGCEHNAVEYRLLQAAYLSKAGAVLAQTLGVRPEDDLLFALFSKGQKRKMKSLDESALCIFILKQINDRIKERLQSCYRGEGTLDLAWLKVKDIPCSSALLTIDDNFCGLDMNAPLGVSEMVRGIPVFTEDRDRMTSVIAYVYKNHSLAFVGTKTGKLKKIRVDGPKGNALQYETMQVVDPGPVLRDMAFSKDHEQLYIMSERQARGSWS, encoded by the exons ATGAAAGCCATGCCCTGGAACTGGACTTGCCTGCTGTCCCATCTCCTGATGGTGGGGATGGGCTCCTCCACTCTGCTCCCCCGGCAGCCACCCCCGCCGGCCCAGAAGCGGTCTTTTGTCACATTTCGCGGGGAGCCAGGGGAGAGCTTCAACCACCTGGTAGTGGACAAGAGGACAGGGCACATTTACCTGGGGGCTGTCAACCGGATCTACAAGCTCTCCAGTGACCTGAAGGTCTTGGTGACCCACCAGACAGGGCCAGATGAGGACAACCCCAATTGCTACCCACCCCGCATCGTCCAGACGTGCAACGAGCCCCTGACCACCACCAACAACGTCAACAAGATGCTCCTCATAGACTACAAGGAGAACAGGCTGATTGCTTGTGGGAGCCTCTATCAAGGCATCTGCAAACTCCTGAGGCTGGAGGACCTCTTCAAGCTGGGGGAGCCTTTCCACAAGAAGGAGCACTACCTGTCGGGAGTCAACGAGAGCGGCTCTGTGTTCGGAGTGATCGTCTCCTACAGCAACCTGGACGACAAGCTCTTCATTGCTACGGCAGTGGACGGGAAGCCAGAGTACTTCCCCACCATCTCCAGTCGGAAGTTGACCAAGAACTCAGAGGCGGATGGCATGTTCGCTTATGTCTTCCACGATGAGTTTGTGGCCTCAATGATTAAGATCCCTTCAGACACCTTCACCGTCATCCCTGACTTTGATATCTACTATGTCTATGGCTTCAGCAGTGGCAACTTTGTCTACTTTTTGACCCTTCAGCCTGAGATGGTTTCTCCCCCAGGCTCCACCACAAAGGAACAGGTTTACACATCCAAGCTCGTGAGGCTTTGCAAGGAGGACACCGCCTTCAACTCCTACGTGGAGGTGCCCATTGGCTGTGAGCACAATGCGGTGGAGTACCGCTTGCTGCAGGCTGCCTACCTGTCCAAAGCTGGGGCTGTGCTCGCCCAGACCCTCGGAGTCCGTCCAGAGGACGACCTCCTCTTCGCTCTCTTCTCCAAGGGCCAGAAGCGGAAAATGAAATCCCTGGATGAGTCGGCCCTATGCATCTTCATCTTGAAGCAGATCAATGACCGCATTAAGGAGCGGCTGCAGTCCTGCTACCGGGGTGAGGGCACGCTGGACCTGGCCTGGCTCAAGGTGAAGGACATCCCCTGCAGCAGCGCG ctctTAACCATTGATGATAACTTCTGTGGCCTGGATATGAATGCACCCCTGGGTGTGTCCGAGATGGTACGTGGCATTCCCGTCTTCACGGAGGACAGGGACCGCATGACTTCTGTCATCGCCTATGTCTACAAGAATCACTCTCTGGCCTTCGTGGGCACCAAAACTGGCAAGCTGAAAAAG